The DNA region TCTACGTTTGCAATAGTGGTATTATTtatctactccctccgtcctagcATTGCAGGGTTCAAAATTTGTACTCGAATATGAGGCATCCTagaacttttggataaatattaaAGGAAATCATTTAATTTTTCTTGGCTCTTAGCCGCATACTTACCTTTTCTATTCCTTTCTCCCCTGCTTAATTTTAGGAACAACTTTAATTATGGCTGGCAAACGAAGAGCTCTTGAAGGGTACATGCGTCTTTTGTTCTCTCCCTTAATCTGTCCTAGAATTGTTAGAATGCCTTATATTACAGGGCGGAGGGAGTACATTGCAGTAGCAGTTATATTTTAGACGAGATATTTCTGTTACCTTGGCTTTTTTAGGATACAAACATGCAACTGAAGAGAGTTCTGCGAAATCAGGAACAATTATTGAACAAGTAAAAGGGCAAGACTGCAATGTAGTGCCATTACTCGAGAGTCTGATGCTAGGAGTTAGTAGTACTCCAGAGAGAGAGTTCTGATGGTGATAAATAGAAATACAGATGAGTTGCATTTGTGGTTAGTCTGGAAGGACTTTTCTTGGTTTCAGTATATACATGATGCGTAAGGGACTGAACTCTTATGGTGGTTTTGTTCCCTTGAAGCAACTAGGATGATATATGTTGCAACTATTGTTCTATGCTGCATGGTTAGTGTCTACAGTGATGTCAGCTCTGTAGTTTTGTCTGCTGAATTGTGATTAACTTTGCTATTGCTGTGCTGTACATTTGATATTGCAACGCATGCAAATTGGCATGAAGTGCACTTTGTTGCATAAATAATCTTTATCTATCTCATGGTTGGATGACTAAATTAGGATTATATGTACTGTAACATGAAAGGAGGCAAAGGACATTACTTACCTGCTGCATAAAGTTCGTATTTGTTAAACCTCTGTGACCCGGACATTTGTATTTTTTGTGCctgtgatttttttttctttttgagaaGAAGAGGATTGTAAATTTGTAAATTAAATATAATAAAATCATGAAACTCACTTGGTGTTAACTAATGATACAAAGGTGGCAGCCTGTGGAGAAGTCCAAAGAACTTCAGAAGGATGGAATAAAAGGAACTTACAGAGTGGATATTGACATCCCTGCTGATGATTGGGTAAATGTCACAAAGTTCTATGATGTGCTAATTTTCAACACCGGACACTGGTGAGTTTGTCATTCCCAAACTTGAACTTTTTCTTTTTGCGTACTAGTAAAGTGAAAATACCATTTCTTATTTAGCCGGAGCAATGGGATTGTTCAAATGGTTCTCATGGTAGTACGGTACTGGCCCTCAGCTTCACATGAGGTCATATTAGTCATAAAAGGCTCTTTCTTTAACAAGAACAGCCTTCAGTTATTTCCACTTGCTATTGTCAATTTTCATGAAGAATAAATTTGGTcaagaacaatactatctcatCATTACTATTATTTTAGAGAAAGGTTATAGAAAGCATATAAGTTCTCTTACAACTGACTTTGTTGGGGTTTCCAGCTTACAAAAGAGATCAAGCAGCGATCAAGCTGAACAAAAGCCCGCACAAGCACACGAAGCACTACTGGCCTAACACAGCCACACCAGACACTAGCTTTGCTAGCTGAACTACATAATGTCTTCTTGCAGACTTTCTCTTTGTAGTTTCTGGAACTCTTGTGGACATCTTCCCACTTGGGCAGCTTTTTTCCTCGATTTTCCCCCGCTCAGCAGTTCTGAACGGCACTACTTCTGCAAAAAAGATAGGATTTTGTACAACACTTCATTCGGTGAGTGCAGAAAGCTTTTTCAATGGCCGTTTTTCCTTGTGGTCCAGAGGGACCAAACTAATGgggcgaataagaaaagtttcagATGCTAATACGTCACCCCCAATGTGAGCCAATGCTCATAGAAGTCCTGCATGCTAGATGACACTGTCCCACCTAGTGCTTCGTTGAAGCTAGCCCAAATAAATCTGGCCATGGCACACTGGAAAAGGACACGATCCACATTTTCAGGAACCCAACAAAGAATGCAATTCTTACATTCTTtccatttttctttttcaatGCAACCCCATTTTGAAGTTTGTTCTGGAATGCCTATAGGAAACTTTCAGTTTTAGTGTCAGTTTGTTCGCAGAGCATTTTCTCTCTTGCTGACATCTATGGAAGTCAACATTCTGTGCATTGATCTCGATGTGCATTGCCCAGATTTCAACCATGAAGGTCTATGTCGTCTAGGCGTAACTTCATCATTGCTATTCCTGTTGTAATGTTTTACACATTACTTCCTATCAGGTGGAATACATATAAATTTTCAAAAGAGACTCCCCTGGTTTTCTACAAAGGAGGAAAGCCGATTGAGCCTCCACTTGGCATGCACGATGGACTGAAAGTAGTTCTGAAAAGTATGGCCTCTTACATTGAAAGGGAGGTTCCCGGGAAAACACTGAAGCTGTGGCGCACACAATCACCTAGGCACTTCTATGGAGGCGAGTGGGATCACAATGGCAGCTGTGTATCTGATAGACTCCTTGAAGAGCATGAGGTGCGATTCTGACAGTCAAACTGTTCTGATTCAGGTTACACATTTCAAAATTGTGACTTGTTTATTCTTTCATACAAAATCTTGTGCAGCTCGATTCTTGGTTTGATCCCCGGTTTGGGGGAGTGAACAAAGATGCGAGAATGGTGAATTCAGCAATCCAGGAAGCCCTAGTTGGCACTGATATTCAGTTGCTCAACCTGACTCACATGAGCGAGTTCCGTGCTGACGCCCATCCAGCTATCTGGCTTGGCAAGAAGGACGCGGTGGCTGTCTACGGACAGGACTGCATGCATTGGTGCCTGCCTGGCGTGCCGGACACATGGGTCGACATCTTGGCTGCACAGATCTTGCATTACTTTCTGCAGGGAAAAGGTTGATTGCCTTGCTGAAGTTAGAATCCTTGTTGACATTTTTTTGCCTAACGGAACGAACTGCGCCTTGTAATTTCGAACGGGGGGAGTAGACCCGAATGGAGAATGATGCCAAGGCCCCCATTACGATGTCTCGAAGAGGGGAAATGTCCCGTGGGTGTCATGTCCTGATCGATCTCCTGATCACATCCTCCCCCTCGTAGGAGGTCACTTCGACCACTCAGGAGTACCTGGTCCGGATCCGACTATTGGAGACTCCGGACGGCTAGTGAATGTTCTGTGTTGTACAATTCACAACCTAACTTTTATAGTCTCTGACAAATACGTTTTCCATAATGGCCTGCTGTGATACTTTTTTGTCTCGAATATTATTCCATTTCTTCAAGCCAGTCAATAGATATACTTTTGCTGATGTTTCAGAACCTTGCCCTGTCTCTATGGAAGGTAGGAGTGTTACACTGGTCCGATGATGTCTTAACAAACCAAGCGACTGAAATCATTTTTCGATTGAAGGAACTTAATCGTGGTGTTTTTGGAAAAGTTTACAtgcaaaaggaaaaaagaacaTAAAGAAGAGCAAAAGGAAAGTAACGACAAAGCCGTTAAGCCAGAGCCTCAAGCCATTCTGAGATTTGTGGAAGATAACTTTTCTTTGCTCTGTGGATAATCCATACTTCAATGTGGCAGCTTAAATCCCTGCTATCGGTAATCGTTGTTGATCGAAAATTAGCCATTTTCTGGTCGCCCGAAAAAATCCCAGCTTGACTACTTGTATAATTTTTTTCTCTGAAGCTGCCAGACACAATTATACATGGAGACACTACTCAGCGACGCCTTGCAGCCTTGTCGTCTTCATGTCAAGAGCCAGACAGAACACATGCCAGCCTCGTACAACATTTGTGCCGTCCATGCTGGGGGTGGCCGGTGCACAGGTTCTCCAAATTTCACTCTGGGGCGGCGGCCAGAGTTGTTCTCGTATGCCCTGGCAAGCAGTGTTTTAATCATCAGTTGAGAGGTTTAGCTGCTGGACTCTTAAGACAGATAATAGCAGAGCTAAGTGAAAAGTATGACGGTTAAAATTGCTAAATAGTTTTACCTTTCTTCAAATAACTATAGCGGGTGGAGGCCGGCATCGTTATCATAGGAGGCAATATCGGAAGCAGCCGCATTCCTCTGTGAGGATGCAATCAGGTTGATGGCAGCGGATGGCGATGCGGAAGAGGATTAGACTCCATCATGTACGTAAGATGCATGGGATCTCTAAGAAAACGCTGGAGTTCAGACCAAGGGAGCGCGCCTACATGTTGGAGGGAAGTGGCGTCTGCACGGGTAAGAAGGGTGTCTCGATGCGCTCCTAGTCCCTCGTGAAGGAGAAGGCGATGGGCGCATTAGGTTTTTGATCAATGTAAATGTGCAGTGGGTGTTGAGCAGGACCTCCGCTTGTCCGTAAagaggaggtggcggcgccATCGAACATGGCAACAGAGAAACGACGATATTTGGAAATGGGGGTGGAGGATCGACCGATAAATCGATGAAACTACGCTTGAAGGAAGGATTGTGAAAGATACTATACGGAGCGAGCCGGGACTTGCATCTATAGCCATGCTACATGTTCATCTATGAGCAATGATCACGGAGCAAGTGCTCTCCAGCTTCTGGAAAATCCCGTCTCCAGTTCTCCACACTTGTGTACCTGGAGGCTATTAATTTTATTACCTGATCCAGGACACCAAAACTAAAGTAATttgtttttcttctttcctttccaTCTTCTACCTCTCACTTCTAGAAAAAAGGAGATCCATAAACATTAAAGTAAGTGGTTTTTAAAAATAAGGATCTTAGTCTGGATGTTAAAGTCCCTCAAATGGAGCTAAAATGGATCTGGCTCTTTTGGTGGTTTTCAAAAATTAACTTGAATCGAGACTAACATTAATGAGTGGACTCAAATTCATACATTTAATTGATTTACCAAAACTAACTTCATAAACTTGATTCTTTAAAATTTGTTTACTTTATAAGTAAAACATATATTTTTAATTACAAATAGAATCACGATTTTCTCCTAAAAAATATGAATCACGATTATGCTTATACCATCCTATTTTACTAGTATTCTATTGGTATCCCTCAGATCCCAGTAACCAAACCATTGCCCGTGTGGTGCTGAGACAATTTCTTCTTCTCCCAAGGGCTAAGCTGCAAAAATTTCGCTACTCCCCTCTTCCTCCACGCTCCGGTTCACCCCCGCCGTCTCCGGCAGTGCCATCTCGTCGGCGACATGCCCGAAACTGTACTCTACTCTATCGCTCTCGCGCTCTCCCTCTTCCATCAGCCCTCACCTCGCCTCTTACTGACCCTATCTTCACCCCCTCGCAGGCGGCGGAGGCCAACCTCCGCAGGCAACTAGagcaaaccctcgccgccgacccctcCATCCCGCTCCACCACTACAACCTCGTGCGCTTCGTTCTCCATTGTATAAATCTTGCCGTGGTTGTGCACGCTCTTCTCCGTTGCGCCTAATCGCCCGTTGGTTGGGTCCGTGCGTGCAGGGCGTCTTCCTATGGGCCCGCGCGGAGGCGGAGCAGGAGGGCGATGGGGACGAAGCGCGGCGGctccgcgcggcggcggcggagcattTCCTCGCCGCAGCCAAGCTGAACCCCAACGATGGCGTCCCCTTCCGCTTCCTCGGCAATCACTACGCGCGTGGCGGCGACACGCAGCGGGCGGCCAAGTGCTACCAGCGCGCGGTGGCACTCAACGCTGACGATGCCGAGGCTGGGGTGTGTGTGGGAATGCTTAATACTCGTATTGTTGTATGCCTTGAATGTGTTCATCCTTTGCTTGTGATAGGGTTCTCATGTGTTCCCCCCCTTTATTTCTGGGGTATGGTGCAGGAGGCTCTCTGTGACTTGCTAGATGTCGAGGGGAAGGAGAGCTTGGAGCTTGCTGTGTGCAAGGAGGCAGCTGGCAAGTCACCTCGCGCATTCTGGGCCTTTCGAAGGCTTGGCTACTTGCAGGTAACTTGTATGACAATTTTCTTGAATGACTATCAATTGAAGTAAGCATGCCAATAGTATGTATAATTAAAGAGGTCCCAACTAGTTGGTATGTTTACAAATGTTATGGCTTCATTCTGGATTGAGTTGGAATCCTGCCATTCCAAATCCGTCCAAGCTAAGCCCAAAGATACGGTGAACTCTGTCTTGCAGTAATCAGTTAGATTGATGGTGGTTATGAAGAAACTGATGAAAACAGTTGAAATTCAACTAAATCCAGCCCCTTCAGTACTTACCTGTAGCAATTTCATCGATTTCTCAGTGATGTTTCCTGCAATTCATACAGAGACACTGTGTTTATATCCTATCCACTATGGCAGTGATATGACCACCCCACAACACCTTTACTGTAATGCTAGTGGATATTAATCGCTAAATTATGTGCCGATGCTTTCGGATTATCTGGGGGAGGAAAGCGAGATTGTGCAGGCTAAAAGGAGTCAGTTGATCAATTGCCATTAGTATATCTTTATTGAGGTTTGATCATGCTGTTCTTGGAAAATTTGAAAGGTCTAGGCTGGCAGTAATATCTCTTAGGATATTCAATTTGTTATATCCACCTTTGATTTTCTTTAAAATGTGATAAACATTTTTTCCATCATACTACTAGTGTTAATATTTTGTTTGTAATATTATTGTTTTGATTGCTTTTTTAGACGTGGGATATATTTGTATCTGTGATAAGGCATCAGAAAATTTACATTTAAGATGTATTGACATGAGTTGGTGAAAGGTTAGGTTCATCAGAGGAAATGGTCAGATGCCATACAAAGCCTTCAGCATGCAATACGAGGTTACCCAACATGTGCAGATTTATGGGAGGTGGGTGTTGTTTTCCTCTGTCAGTTTCCTCTTGTCAAAATTTCTTTGCTCCAATTGATGTGTGGCGTGTTTTCAAATTATCACTTATCGAATTAAAACATTCCCTATCATGGCAACAGGCACTTGGTTTGGCATACCACCGTTTGGGCATGTTCACTGCAGCAGTAAAGGTTTGCTGCTAATAAATGTTGCAGTGTGCTGTATTGAGCCTTCTGAATATGCTTAATTCAGTTTTTGCCGGCAGTCATATGGACGAGCTATTGAACTTGATAGTTCCAGGGTCTTTGCGTTGATAGAAAGTGGAAACATCCAGCTAATGCTTGGCTATTTCAGAAAGGTAGGAAGTTTGTGTCTGCATTTTCAAATGGCTATTGTTCAGCTGGTACACATGATTTTATTAGCAAATGCTATAATAATGTATCCATTCGAAATCTATGCATCCTAACCTTTAATTTCTTGCAAAATACACAACACCAGGGAGTTGAACAGTTTCGTTCTGCTTTGGAAATGGCTCCACATAACCATTCAGCATATTTTGGACTTGCTTCTGCATTGCTTGCATGGTCAAGGAATTGTGTAACTACTGGGGCCTTTGGCTGGGCTGCTAGCCTGCTGAAGGTATTTCGATTTGATACTAGTTTTTTAAATAGTATTAAGTAGACCACAGCTGTATGGTTTCATCATATAGTTTTTTTTAATTATATTACAGGAAGCATCTGAAGCTGCCAAAATTTGTGCTTCATTGACTGGAAATCTTTCATGTGTTTGGAAATTGCATGGAGATGTTCAGGTACTTGACTTTTCATCATTAACTCATCGTTTAAGTTTGCTTGGCATCTCATATTCTGAATTATTTATTCTACTGTATACCTTGCCTGCTCTGTGTCAGCTTGCACTTGCGAGGTGCTTTCCATGGGTGGATGAGAAGATCAAGAGGGGTGTAGATACACAGATGTTCAAAGATTCTGTTCAGGAGTGGAGAAATGCAATTCTGTCAGCGGCAAATGGTGCAAAACTCTCATATCAACGGGCTTTGCATCTTACACCCTGGGAAGCTAATGTTCACAATGATGCTGCTATTTGTCTTGATCTAATATATTCCATGGATGACAATAACAGACACGACCCCAATGTTTGGTAAACTTCTTTGTTGCTAAGGCTAATACCATGTTACTTTACAGCTGGTCTCATAAGAGCTGTCTGGTACTATTGTATTTTTCTTTTATGTGCAATAGGGAGCTTTCAGAGAAAATGTCACTTGGTGCCTTGATACTGGAACCAGTTAATAAGGATTTCTGGGTTACATTGGGTTCCATGTCAAGTGATCTGGCTTTGAAGCAGCATTCTTTCATTAGGGCACTTCATCTTGATATGTCTCTTTCTGAAGCTTGGGCATACCTTGGAAAGGTACTGCTGTTAAAGCAACAGCTGATTGATTTTGCTACTAGCAGGGGGTAACTAATAGTTTGACATTCAGATTTACAGGCAATCAGGTGATAAACAATTGGCTAAAGAAGCATTTGATCGAGCTCGAAGCATTGATCCTTCGTTGGCCTTGCCGTGGGCAGGAATGTCGGCGGAAAATTATCACCAATCTGGGTACCCTTCCCCCCTCATTTATGAAAAGATTTTATACTGCGCTCTCCATATTTTTATTATCTCAAAGCTTATTTTTCTATTTGATGTGATTTTAAAGGGGCAGTACAGTAAATGAATCTTTTGAAAGCTGCTTGAGAGCTGCACAGATCCTACCTGTAAGTAAAGTTTACCATCATCAATGTTTTCACTTCTCAGCAAAATGATTTTCTATTTTTTCTtcacttaaagctatatttgatttcattcttttatgttattgcACCAGCTGCCAGAGTTCCAGATTGGCCTTGGAACAATTGCTGCCCGTACTGGTAATCTTCTTTCACCTCAGGTATGCATCCAAATTTATCTTGTGCTTTGAAGCTTCCAAATTAAATACTGAGCATGTCATGCTTGAAACAAATTCTGTTTTTGGCAACAATTGATTCATCCTGGTGGCAGTTCCCACTTGATCTTCATTTGTAAATTCTACATTATTTAGCCTCTTGACACTAGAGCTACATGTTGATTCCCTGAGTTATGTGATACCTTAGTGGCATTTGGGTACTTATCGAACCGCACTGCGATTAACATATCAATTTCTTTACGCCTGGTGCCATTATGTAGGTGTTGATGGCTGTAAGGCAGGCTGTTCATCGAGCACCTCATTACCCAGAGTCTCACAATATAAATGGCTTGGTTTCTGAAGTGCGATCAGATTTTCAGTCTGCAATCAGATTTTACCAACAAGCGAGATCTGCTTTAGGCATGATGAACAATTCCAAGTCAGACAATAAATATGTTTTTGCTGATGTTTCAGTGAACCTTGCCCGGTCACTATACAAGGTAACTGTGCTATGCTGTTACTGTCTGATGAAGTTAAACTTACCAAGGAGCTAAAACCATGGTGTTTTGCATGGTACTTCTGGATGCGGATTGATTGGGTATGCCTTTTTGTTGTCCATATGCACTCTAACCATAGCACTAACTGCAGGCTGGTCTTGCAACTGATGCAGTGCGGGAATGTGAAGAGTTGAGATCCCAAGGTATTgcttttattttccttccggCAGTGGAAGGATTCCATCCCTAATTTCTCTGAGTTGGCCTTGTAGCATGAACAATATATCCTTATAAGATAGTTTCATGGTATACAATGTATAAACTAACAAGTAGTCCCAAAATTTCTAGGGCTGCTGAGCATGGATGGATTGCAGATATATGCTCTTGCATTGTGGAAAACTGGACGAAGTGAGGAAGCTCTTTCTGTATCTAGAAACTTGGCTGAAAATTTATCTGGCATGAAGCCAGAGAGTGCAAGTGTGGCTTTGGGATTCATTTGCACATTGACATATGCAATTTCTGGGAAGGATTCAGCAGCTGCAGTCATTCATAAGCTTCCTGGCCAACTCAATTACAGCTCGCAGTTGAAATTTATTATTTCTGCATTGGATGCTTTGCATCCAAACAAGCGTTTGCAGTTGCCTCAGTTGAGTATGCCTCCTAGGCTTACATCTTATGAAGTGATGAGTGAAGTCCACTCGAATATTGCTCTTGGGAAGGCAGTACGTATCCTAAATTCTGTCATTCTATATTTCTATGGAAAAAATAGTTTATTTTGGATATATGCATGGCATACTAATATAAATAAAAAATGTCCTTGCAGATTGAGGGGGAAATGGACAAGCCTTTGAGGGTTGATGCTAGCTTGTCTTACCTGAAAAAGGTTCTGCACATGTACCCTGACTGCAGTTTAGTGAGGTAATGTTCTTTCTTGGAATGGTCCTATCAGGTGTTCAAAAAGGTACTGAACTTGATATTACTCTCTTTGCTACATGCTGCAGAAACCAACTTGGATCTCTGCTCCTGTGGAGTGGAGATTGGATGGCTTCTCATAAAGCAATAAGGGTTACTTCTCTGACACATGGTCACACATCCAGTATGGGCCTAAGATCTGCACATCAAATTCAAGCATCTGCAATGGTTTGTTGCTATGCTACCTGCACCTCTTATCCAAAGTTCTCTTTCCCAACATGTGAACACCAGTACTTAAGTGGACATGATGAAATACACCACTTGCAAAGGTACATCTTCTCCTTGCTACATTGATGACACGGTATGTCTTTGGTAGGTCAGCTAACTGTGTATTTTAACCCCTCTGAAGGTGGGTTCATCGTGAACCATGGAACCAAGATGCACGTTACCTGCTTGTCCTTGCTATTTTCCAAAAAGCACGTGAAGAGAAGTACCCCAAACATATGTGTATCATTTTGAAGAGGCTCATCATGCAAGTGCTATCCAACGCTAGCAATTCACATGAGAACAAAGTTGTGCAGTATGAGGTgttcttgcttcttcttttATCTTCAGAGATCTGTTTGCAATCTTTAGACTATGAAAATTGCATTGCTCAAGCTAAAGAAGCTCTAAGAATGACTGCCTCTAGGTGTGTTGATACTTTCTTTGCACACTTCCAACTCTGTCGGGCCTATGCTGTGAAAGGGGATCTTTTGAACTCCAGGAATGAGTACATGAACTGCTTGAAAAAACATGCGAATACTGAGATGGGTTGGGTAATGCTGAAGCACCTTGAATCTGCATGTTCATTGGAGACCTCTTCTGATGAAATATATAAAAATCTTTGTGAGTGCATTGAAAGGAATGGCAGTGACCTGTCAAAATGGACGTCTCTTTTCAATCTAGTCTCTGCTCAGTGCTTTATAGGGGATGAAAACTTTGCAAGCGCTGAAGAAGCTCTTGCTCAGGCATGTGCTGAAGGAGATCCGGATAGCTGCATCTTATTCCTCAATGGTAAGCTGCTTTCTTCTCTTATAGCTCATTTGAATCTAACTTGTTCTCCAATACCTCTTTTGTTTATTATATGCAGTTGCTGTGAACTTGGTTATGTTGTCTAGCTTTCTATCTAGTCAACAAACTTTCTGCTAATCTTATACCGTGTTGATACTATGTGCTTTACCTGGCGATTTGTGCACTGCCCATTTACTGGTACAAACTGTTAGGTTATGCAGATAATGAATAAGGAAAAAAATGTGCTTTGCTGTTACATTTCTTGGCAATTAATTCTGGAATCGAATGGAGCCAATCTGTAGGGACGTGAAGTTCATCTTTCTAATTTGTTCTTATATTTCCCTGTATGGTCGATGCTAGTCCAGAATATGGCCTGAGTAATTGCTTGGTAGTTTTGTTTCATGTTTTTGATTATGTACTGAATGAAACATCACTGTGATAGGTGCGACCTGTATGGAAATTGCCCGGAGGTTTGCAGCTCCTCAGTTTATATCCCGTGCAGCTCCCAGCCTCAGAAAGGCCCAGCAGAAATCACATGCTTCGTTACCTCTGGTGTCACTTCTACTGGCACAAGCCGAGGGCAGCCTTGGCTCCAAAACCAAGTGGGAGAAGAACCTTCGCCTGGAATGGTTCTCATGGCTCCCAGGTACGAAACTGAAGCAAGCTTCAGACAGAAGAACACTCCTCGTTTTACAGTCATCTGTTTGGTTTCTGGCATGTGATCCCAGTTGCTTAAAGGTCTTTTTTTTTGGTTGCCGCAGAACTGCGGCCTGCGGAGGTGTACTTCCAAATGCACCTGCTGGCGAGGCAGTCGGCCGCGGCGGCTTCCCAGCAGAACCAGCTGGTGGAGACGATGCAGAGCCCAGAGAGCTGGCTGCTTCGGGCGATTCACCTGAACCCGTCCTGCTCCCGGTACTGGAAGGCTCTGCTGCAGCTTATGGACGCGTAACCTTTTGTCTCTGAAAGTGTTTTGTCATGCACGATCGAGCCGCCGGCGTGTTGTTGTAAGATGTAGCCCATAGATTGGCTGGGATTGGTGACGACCAATGTGCACTTGCATGTTGCTCTGGGATGCTTGGATACTAGTCCTGGAGCTTGTAGGATTGGAccgttgttttttttttcagtgCTGTAAGTCTTTAACCACCAACACAAA from Panicum hallii strain FIL2 chromosome 9, PHallii_v3.1, whole genome shotgun sequence includes:
- the LOC112875415 gene encoding protein trichome birefringence-like 12 isoform X1, producing the protein MPRLRLPLVLLLPITLTILLLLLFMSSPRPRPPTPQPLPCGAALSDAADGRWVPTPSPAPPPLYSPSCPFHRNAWNCLRNGRPQLAALSWAPNRCGGAVVPRINAVGFLAAARGRRVGLVGDSLSENLVVALLCALRSADDGARKWKRRGAWRGGYFPREDVVVAYHRAVLLAKYTWQPVEKSKELQKDGIKGTYRVDIDIPADDWVNVTKFYDVLIFNTGHWWNTYKFSKETPLVFYKGGKPIEPPLGMHDGLKVVLKSMASYIEREVPGKTLKLWRTQSPRHFYGGEWDHNGSCVSDRLLEEHELDSWFDPRFGGVNKDARMVNSAIQEALVGTDIQLLNLTHMSEFRADAHPAIWLGKKDAVAVYGQDCMHWCLPGVPDTWVDILAAQILHYFLQGKG
- the LOC112875415 gene encoding protein trichome birefringence-like 12 isoform X2, which produces MPRLRLPLVLLLPITLTILLLLLFMSSPRPRPPTPQPLPCGAALSDAADGRWVPTPSPAPPPLYSPSCPFHRNAWNCLRNGRPQLAALSWAPNRCGGAVVPRINAVGFLAAARGRRVGLVGDSLSENLVVALLCALRSADDGARKWKRRGAWRGGYFPREDVVVAYHRAVLLAKYTSPVEKSKELQKDGIKGTYRVDIDIPADDWVNVTKFYDVLIFNTGHWWNTYKFSKETPLVFYKGGKPIEPPLGMHDGLKVVLKSMASYIEREVPGKTLKLWRTQSPRHFYGGEWDHNGSCVSDRLLEEHELDSWFDPRFGGVNKDARMVNSAIQEALVGTDIQLLNLTHMSEFRADAHPAIWLGKKDAVAVYGQDCMHWCLPGVPDTWVDILAAQILHYFLQGKG